A region of Acidisarcina sp. DNA encodes the following proteins:
- a CDS encoding NAD(P)-dependent alcohol dehydrogenase, with the protein MGSINGFAAHAAGAELLPYKYSPGTLKAHEVEIQITHCGVCHSDIHLIDNDWGMSEYPFIPGHEIVGSVSAIGADVKTLSVGQRVGVGWQSGSCGICEWCLQGKENLCLESQATCVHRNGGYADAIRINSRFVIPMPEKLQSENAAPLLCAGITVYNPLRTHGVNPSSRVGVIGIGGLGHLAIQFARAFGAAVTALSTSASKEAEALELGAHHFVNTRETKSLKALAGSFDFILSTTNADQDWSAYVTALRPTGTFCFVGAPEKPASLPIFPLISGQKSVAGSNIGSPLMLREMLDVAARHGIQAKTERFAMAKVNDAIARVKKNQVRYRAVLINS; encoded by the coding sequence ATGGGTTCTATAAATGGATTTGCCGCACACGCTGCCGGCGCTGAACTACTGCCTTATAAATATTCGCCTGGTACTTTGAAGGCGCACGAAGTTGAGATTCAGATAACCCACTGCGGGGTCTGTCATAGCGACATCCATCTGATTGACAACGATTGGGGGATGAGTGAATACCCGTTCATCCCCGGCCACGAGATTGTCGGCTCTGTCTCCGCCATAGGCGCGGACGTCAAGACGCTCTCCGTCGGGCAACGTGTCGGCGTTGGCTGGCAGTCGGGTTCCTGCGGCATCTGCGAGTGGTGCCTGCAGGGCAAGGAAAATCTCTGCTTAGAGAGCCAGGCTACCTGCGTCCACCGCAACGGTGGCTATGCGGACGCTATCCGCATCAACAGCCGCTTCGTCATTCCTATGCCGGAAAAGCTGCAGAGTGAAAACGCCGCGCCGCTGCTGTGTGCCGGGATCACTGTCTACAATCCGCTTCGGACTCATGGCGTCAACCCTTCTTCCAGAGTTGGAGTGATTGGAATTGGCGGCCTGGGCCATCTGGCCATCCAGTTTGCCCGCGCATTCGGTGCTGCGGTCACCGCTCTCTCCACCTCCGCTTCAAAGGAAGCAGAGGCGCTGGAACTCGGCGCGCATCACTTTGTGAACACGCGGGAGACCAAGTCGCTCAAGGCCCTGGCCGGGTCCTTCGACTTCATTCTGTCCACGACCAATGCCGATCAGGACTGGTCCGCATATGTAACGGCTCTTCGCCCCACCGGCACGTTCTGCTTTGTCGGCGCTCCGGAAAAGCCGGCATCTCTGCCGATATTCCCCCTCATCTCGGGGCAAAAGAGCGTCGCCGGCAGCAATATCGGCAGCCCCCTGATGCTGCGCGAAATGCTGGATGTAGCCGCACGTCACGGCATCCAGGCCAAAACAGAGCGCTTTGCCATGGCCAAGGTCAACGACGCCATCGCCCGGGTGAAAAAGAATCAGGTACGCTATCGTGCCGTTCTGATAAACAGCTGA